In Triplophysa rosa linkage group LG7, Trosa_1v2, whole genome shotgun sequence, the following proteins share a genomic window:
- the cfap20dc gene encoding uncharacterized protein C3orf67 homolog, whose translation MFRNDYQGGPIVDIFSAQGQDPVAKWKLFGRKPSITKVFDKEVKGFVYSLDGSSQTHKMQLPKDGKMALGLIQRFLILQVNVPLGKDFSAEFLVTDEEHLKRRLYLSTVHRELSATPLHARIPLTCLRRNIWCNVCIDLDSLSAEIFRGTRFLSLDGIVISACCKLRRIFTMKNEPEDSMDREEVPRSCQFPGEVQHIIQLVNMKTLGHIDLKAANLDSEETGAVKATITRGPTPRDSSHIAFGSKVIGPPPLTARKSNTSANKKADRSKSELSLNISADKCRNENIQPRPPLEKPSAERTSSRRAQRIHNVEREKLNTDSVSTMDTSGSVLQRPCASPPPACAQSTDDADLCDTETELSLSDEEYEEEVFTFSSCPHSARRNQASSNPVEDVTFGLKGHKPVSGGERKDARLEDDFVGSESEEDEMHIEFLIHRNAVHSVTAPPSPPIQKHTFLPKFSPEPVTTSTHRVSKGPRRTEAVRIAPTRCLSPSNSRYLNRPDRSRAGRTLPDGDTSISIKRASVREISVENSGLQIVSVDERVRPLGSSRCDLRRSEKSEEEEEEDELQMLATLKREQEEEQNSDTGGPGLTASQVHHCNISLSASSDDTSTWTQCIPLPVEQGQHYQKEMMPLLHSNPREWMDVISPPIVHPNQQMAGGKGDHSKVSTRGSKLHNNSGEEEFLNLMYDPCLNCYFDPQSGKYYELL comes from the exons ATGTTCAGAAACGATTATCAG GGTGGACCCATTGTTGATATCTTCAGTGCTCAAGGACAAGATCCTGTGGCTAAATGGAAACTATTTGGCAGGAAACCTTCAATAACCAAA gtgTTTGACAAAGAAGTAAAGGGTTTTGTATACAGTCTTGATGGAAGCAGtcaaacacacaaaatgcaGTTACCAAAAGATGGCAAGATGGCAC tTGGATTGATTCAAAGGTTCCTCATTCTACAGGTCAATGTTCCATTGGGAAAAGACTTCTCTGCTGAATTTCT AGTGACAGATGAAGAACATCTCAAGAGAAGACTCTACTTGTCTACTGTACACAGAGAACTCTCAGCGACCCCTCTGCATGCGAGAATACCTCTAACCTGCCTGAGACGCAATATT TGGTGTAATGTGTGTATTGATCTGGACTCGCTCTCCGCTGAGATATTCAGAGGGACGCGCTTCCTGTCTTTGGATGGGATCGTCATCTCCGCCTGCTGTAAGCTACGCCGCATCTTCACGATGAAAAATGAACCTGAGGACTCCATGGATAGAG AAGAGGTTCCCAGAAGTTGTCAGTTTCCCGGTGAAGTCCAGCATATTATCCAACTGGTGAACATGAAAACATTGGGACATATTGATCTGAAGGCTGCGAACTTAGATTCAG AGGAGACAGGCGCTGTCAAGGCAACCATCACACGGGGACCAACACCCCGGGACTCCTCCCATATTGCGTTCGGGTCAAAGGTCATTGGACCTCCTCCGCTCACTGCGAGGAAGAGCAACACATCTGCAAACAAGAAAGCAGACAGATCGAAGTCTGAACTGAGCCTCAACATATCAGCAGataaat GTAGAAATGAAAATATACAACCACGACCGCCACTTGAAAAGCCATCAGCCGAGAGAACAAGCTCCAGAAGAGCACAGCGAATTCACAATGTAGAGAGAGAAAAATTAAACACAG ACAGTGTTTCTACTATGGATACATCTGGGTCAGTTCTCCAGCGTCCGTGCGCTTCTCCACCTCCTGCGTGTGCACAGAGTACAGATGATGCTGACCTTTGTGACACAGAAACTGAGCTTTCTCTCAGCGATGAGGAATATGAAGAGGAAGTCTTCACTTTCTCCTCGTGCCCTCACTCAGCCAGACGGAATCAGGCTAGCAGCAACCCTGTTGAGGATGTGACCTTTGGCCTTAAAGGTCACAAGCCGGTGTCAGGAGGAGAGCGCAAAGATGCGCGCCTCGAGGATGATTTTGTCGGCAGTGAGAGTGAGGAG GATGAAATGCACATCGAGTTCCTCATCCATAGAAACGCAGTCCATTCTGTTACTGCTCCACCATCACCTCCCATACAAAAGCACACATTCCTACCCAAGTTTTCGCCTGAGCCGGTTACGACCTCAACACACCGTGTCTCTAAAGGCCCTAGAAGGACTGAAGCTGTGCGTATAGCACCAACCCGTTGCCTCTCACCTAGCAACTCCAGATACCTGAACAGACCGGACCGCTCCAGAGCTGGTAGAACATTGCCTGATGGAGACACCAGTATATCTATTAAGAGAGCATCTGTTCGAGAGATTTCAGTTGAGAATTCTGGTCTTCAAATC GTGAGCGTCGATGAGAGGGTTCGACCTTTGGGCTCCAGCAGGTGTGATCTGAGAAGAAGTGAAAAGagcgaagaggaggaggaggaagatgagCTACAAATGTTGGCCACTTTGAAGAGAGAACAGGAGGAGGAGCAAAACAGCGACACGGGCGGTCCAGGTCTTACTGCATCACAG GTTCACCATTGTAACATCAGTCTGAGTGCTAGCAGTGATGACACCTCAACCTGGACTCAGTGTATTCCGCTG CCAGTTGAACAGGGCCAACACTACCAGAAAGAAATGATGCCTCTTCTTCACTCCAATCCAAG AGAATGGATGGATGTCATTAGCCCTCCGATTGTTCATCCAAATCAACAGATGGCAGGTGGCAAAGGAGACCACAGCAAGGTGTCAACAAGAG GGTCTAAGTTACACAACAACAGTGGAGAGGAAGAGTTTCTCAATTTGATGTATGATCCCTGCCTCAATTGCTATTTTGATCCACAGTCTGGGAAATATTACGAGTTGCTCTGA